The DNA segment TCGAACGACCAGCGTCATATTGGGTGCCGGAGAGGAGGCTGTCAGAGGGCGAAACTGTTCCAACACACACACCAACACCGCGACGTGCCGTGTAGCGGCCTCCGCTCGACTCAGTGCTTGCCCGAGCAAGACAAGATAGAGTCGCCTCGTAGGCAAGCCGGTCACGCTATCGTACGCCGAGATCGCACTCACCTGTCCGCGGCGCGCAGGGTCTCGACGATATGGCCAACACACAAATCCCGCGATGCAAAATCCCGCCGCGATGAACAGGCCCATCCATCCGATGACGAGCCTTGTGGAAAGCGCTTCGGCACCATTCGCCGAACCGACCGAGGTCGTCTCCACCCACGCCATGCTGGCACCGCACACGGTGGCTGAGGCACTCCACCATGCGATCGAGCGGTGGCGCGATGGCAGAAACCCATCTCGTGATGTCTTCAGATCCATCGTCTTGACGGCTGATAGAGGGCCTGATGTGAATTCACTCAACCGGAGGCCCGATCGATTGTCTCAGCCTGATGCGAATTCCCATCCGCTGCACCAGATACCGGTCGTGATCCGCCCCATAAAGGTATCGGTCTCTCACACGCAGAACTGAAGACGGCGATCGCAGGACATGACCGAGGGGACCACCACGAATTCCCGCAATCAGCCGACCGGACCGGTTGACCGATTCGTCAATTCGGCATGTGCAAGTGTGCTTTGAGCCGGATGATGGCCTTGGTATGGATTTGACAGACCCGTGACTCGGTGACTTTCAGGAGTTCGCCGATCTCCTTCATCGTGAGCTCCTCATAGTAATACAGCGTCAGGACGAGACGTTCTTTTTCCGGCAACAGTTGAATGGCCTCGGCGATCGATTCACGTTCGCGCTCGTTGACCAATGAAGAGAGCGGATCCAGCGTGTGCGTATCGGCCAACATCTTCACCACTTTGTGTCCGTCCGGTTCCTGAAGGCTTAAGTCGTCGACACTGATCATCACCGCGCCTCTGGCACGCGTAATGAAATCATCGAGCTCTTCCAGCGACATCTTCAGTTCTGCGGCCACTTCTTCATCATGTGGGGGTCGCCCCAATCGACTCATCAGTGCCGTGTGAGTTTTTTGAAGCAGGCCGATTCGTTCATGAACGGAGCGTGGAACCCAATCCATGGAGCGGATCTCATCGAGCATGGCTCCGCGGATTCTGAACTCCGCATACGTCTTGAACTTCGCTTCGCGCGTGGGATCGTACTTGTCCATGGCGTCCATGAGTCCGATCGTGCCGACCGAAATCAAATCTTCCGCGTCCAAGTACGCCGGGAGCCGGAAGGCCAATCGATGGGCCATCGCGCGAATGACATGGGCAAACTCCTTGATCAATTGTTCGCGTCTGGCGCCCTGAGCCGAAAACGATTTCCGTTCGGATGGTAAGGCTGTTTTGTTCATGATCTTCTCATGTACGGTCCTGTTTCAGTTGCCGGCCGGCGTCGCCGCCCGGTGCCAAACGAGCTGTACCGAACTCTTGAGAAGACGGGGCCTCGGCCACTGGACGATCTGTTGTGCGGCCCGCTTGAATGCTTGCGCGGATGGCGCATCCGGGAACAATTCCAAGAGGGCCTTCTGCTGCATGACGGCCAGATGCACGTAATCGTCATAGGGGATCGCCCCGACCAATTCCACCGCGACATGGAGAAAGTGATCGACGGCCACATCCAACTTACCGAAGACCTCGGCCGCTTCACGTGGGCTCTTGGCCTGGTTCACCAGCACTTTGAAACGACGCTCCCGATACTGACGAGCCAACACCTTGATCAGGGCATAGGCATCCGTGAGCGATGTCGGCTCCGGCGACACCACGATCATCGTCTCATCCGCCGCGGAGGCGAAGAAGGTGACGTTCGGCGAGATGCCGGCGCCGGTATCGATCAAGAGGACGTCCATCTCCGAAGTAAGTTGAGCGAGCTGCTCCTGAATCATCAATTGCTGGGCCTCCGTGAGCGCCGTGAGACGGGGCACACCGGAACTGGCCGGAAGCACATGAATGCCCCCCGGCCCCTTGAGCACGATCTCGTCGAGCGTATGGGTGCCCAGCAAGACGTCTTCGATCGTATGTCGCGGGATCAGCCCGAGCAGGACATCGAGATTGCCCAAGCCCAGATCCGCATCCAAAATCAGCACTCGTTTTCCCATTTTCGTGAGGGCAATGGCCAGATTCACGACCACATTGGTCTTCCCTACTCCCCCTTTACCGCTGGAAACCGCGATGACCTGAGTCGATGGGCGACCTCCACGATTCAGATCCTCCGACATAAGGACGGATCTTCCCGTTCTGAACGGCATATCAGGACCTCCAGTCCGATTATCCATGGTGAATCCCTGCTCCCATGAGCGCAGGTGTTTCGTCCGATGATTGAACCGCGCGGTTGACAAGCACCTGAGCGGCGATGGGGCGTTCCGCGGTCAACAACGCCGCCAATCGTTCCGATGAAGCCACCTCGATATCGCCGGGGACTCGCCGCCCGATACTCCAATAAGAAAGCGGCACACCGGTTTGATGGGCGACCTCGAAGATGGTGCCGAACGATTCCGTCTCGTCGAGCTTGGTGAACAGGAGCCGCGGCTGAGGCAGATCATCGAGGCGCCTCGTGATGCGACAGAGCTCCTGTTCCCTGGTGGACGCCGGAAGGACCAGATGCGTGGTCACCGCCTCGCGCGGGAGAACCCGCCGCAATTCCTGAGCCAATTCAAGATCACCCGACCCGATTCCGGGCATGTCGATCAACACGAGATCGACCTGTGTATGGCGACGGAGCCCGTCCCGAATCTGCCGTGCCGACACGGCGCATGCAAACGGCACCCCCACGACCTTGGCATACCGCCGCAGTTGGTCAACGGCAGTATCACGATAGGTATCAAAGGTGATGAGAGCAACCGATCGCCGTTGTTCAAGACGACAATGCGCCGCCAGCTTGGCGACGGCGGCGGTCTTCCCGGCTCCGCTGGGTCCGATCAGGAGACCGATGGCGGGATAGCCTTCTGCCTTGACGATCGGCCCGCTCGTTCTCACCCGTTTTGCGATTTCACAACGGAGGGCATGCCGCATCGATTCATCGTCGCACGGACCGGAGGCTTGCTCGATCTTACAGGCTTCGTTTACCAGGAGGTCCGCGGTAGCCGGACTCATTCCTTGCTCGACAAGCGAGCGGTGCAGCAACACCTGAACGGATGGCGGCTGACTTTCGATCGCTCGATCGTCCGCCCTGGAGAGATCCTCCAATAAGCGGCCCAATTCTTTCATCATGCTGTGCACATGCCGAATGCGTTTCATCTTTACCGGCATGGCGATCGGCTTCACCGATACGCTTCGCTTACCGACGGCCGGAGTGGTCGTCTCACGATTCGGTTTCAGCATGCCGTGCAACGTCTTTTGAAAGCTCAGCCGGGACGGCGCGTCATCCGCCTCTGGATCAGACGGCCGGCCAGGCGACGCGGCTTGCTGCCCGGGGTCAGTCCCCGAGGAAGACCGACGTCCCTCGTCGTCGGTCGCGGCCATCACTTCAAGAATCGGCCGATTGAATGCCCGCAGGACCCGTCCTCCTTCGCGCACTTCCTTCGCCGACACGATGATGGCATCCGGCCCCAGTTCATCCTTGATGGCACGTAGGGCGTCCTGCATGGTGAGCGCATGAAATGTCTTGACCTTCATGACTTACCTACGACCGGGCCAATTCAAAGTCGATCCGCACCGTATCCAACGATTGCAGACGGACAAAGGCATCCACTTCGTTGAGTCCCATGACCGGAACTGCGTGCAGGATGCGATCGCTGTGCCGGCGAAGATGACGGCGAACCGTCTGCGAGCAAAGAACGATCGGCTGCTGTCCTCGAGCGGCGACCCGCTCGGCGGCTTGCTTGAGAGCGGTCAACAGCTTGTGAGAGAGCGTGGGGTCAAGGTTCAGCGTGGCTCCAGGCGGCAATGCCGCCGCCTGTTCCGCCAATGATCGATCCAAGCGGGGATCCAAGGTAATGACTTGCAGGCTGCCGTCGGGCGCTTGATACTGTTTGGTGATGGTCCGAGCCAGCGCTTGCCTGGCATACTCCGTGAGAACTTCAGCGTCCTTAGTGCTTGTCGCTTGATCGGACAAAGCCTCGAGAATCGAGCGGAGGTCTCGGATAGGAATGCCCTCTTTGAGAAGGTTGCCGAGGACTCTGACCACCGTTCCGAGGGGCACCAACGTGGGAATGAGTTCCTCCACCAGTTTCGGATGCGATTTTCCGACTTCGTCCAAGAGGGCTTGTACTTCTTGTCGCCCCAACAATTCATGGCCATGGCGCTTGATCAGCTCGGACAGATGCGTGGCGATCGCCGAACTCGCATCCACCACGGTGTACCCGGCCATCTGGGCCTGCTCCCGCGCGTCTTCGGGAACCCAGAGTGCCGGTAGCCCGAATGCCGGCTCCTTGGTCGCAATCCCCTGCACCAGACCTTTCTGACCCGTCCCCGGATCGATCGCCAACAGATGCCCGGGTAAGACGTCGGCCTTGGCGACCTCCACTCCCTTCAAAATGATGGCGTATTCGTTCGGGCGCAATTGAAGATTGTCGCGGATATGGATCGGAGGCACGACAAAGCCCATCGATTCGGCACATTGCCTCCGGAGCGCCTTGATCCGATCGAGAAGCGCCGTGCCTTGCGCCCCTTCGACCAGTCCGATCAACCCGTACCCCACCTGAACTTCCATCAGATCGAGCGGAGTGACTCGGGTCAGAGCTTCTTCGGCCTTCGGGGCAACGGGAGCGGGGGCGGGAGCAGCTTGAAGCTGTTCCTGCTGATGGAGGTGGTAGGCGATCCATGCGACACCACCTCCTAGAAGGAGGAACGCCACGTGGGGAAGCCCCGGGACCAATCCCAACGCGAGAAGAATACCCGCAGCGATGCCCACCGGTTTGGAGGACATCAAAAGCTGCCGAGTCATCGCCCCCCCCAAATCCGTTTCCGATGCCGCGCGCGTCACCACGATACCGGCGGCGGTCGATACGATCAGGGCGGGAATCTGCGCCACCAACCCTTCCCCAACCGTCAACACGGTATAGGTTTGAGCCGCGAGTGCCGGACTCATACCCTGTTGCAGAATACCGATCGCCAATCCACCGATGATGTTGACAAGGATGATGATGACGGCGGCAATGGCATCGCCTCGAACAAACTTGCTGGCGCCGTCCATGGCACCGTAAAAGTCCGCCTCTTCCGCAATCTCCCGCCTCCGGCGTCGCGCGTCCGCTTCGTTGATGAGACCGGCGTTCAAGTCCGCATCGATGCTCATCTGCTTTCCGGGCATAGCGTCCAATGTGAACCGAGCGGCCACCTCGGCCACACGTCCGGCGCCCTTCGTCACTACGACAAAATTTATGATGACGAGAATCGAGAACACCACCAAGCCGACCGTGTAATTCCCTCCGACGATGAAGTTTCCGAAGGCTCGAATGACCTCGCCGGCCGCCCCAGCCCCTTCGTTGCCATGCAGCAAAATGAGCCGTGTCGACGCAATGTTGAGGGAGAGCCTGAACAACGTGATCATCAACAGGATCGACGGAAACACGGAGAACTCGATCGGACGCCGTACTTGTAGTCCGACGAGCAAGATAATGACCGACAGGGTGATATCGAAGCTCAACAATAAATCGAGCAGAAATCGAGGCAGCGGTAACAGCATCACCATGAGAATGGCCACCACCCCCACGGAGATGACGACGTCCGGATGCTTGATCAACTGGTTTCGTTCTACTGGTTCTATTGCCGCTGCCATGGTCCCCTACCAGGATGGTGCATACGTGCTCCGGCGCCGTTCTCGCATCGCTTAGACAAATGTTGCGCCTGACTTCTAAGACACTGGGCGCTCACCAACTCGCGCCCGTCCGCAAACGTGAGGCTCCTTATTCGTCGCCTCGCGGACCTCATGGGGTCACGCCTCTGGCGCGATACACAAATGCCAGGATTTCAGCCACCGCGCGGTACAACTCATTCGGAATCTCTTTGCCGATCTCGACGAGTTTAAACAGCGTTCTCGCCACGAGTTTATGTTCCACGACCGGGACACCGTGGTGCCGAGCCAGTGCGCGAATCCGTTCAGCGACCAACCCGGCTCCTTTGGCGACCACGACCGGAGCTCCCATCGTGGCGGTATCGTATTTCAGGGCCACAGCGAGGTGTGTCGGGTTGGTAATCACGACGTCCGCCGTTTTCACGGCAGCCATCATGCGTTTCTTCGTCATCTCACGCTGGATGGTTCGGACGCGACTCTTGATAAGCGGATCGCCCTCCGTGGCCTTGTGTTCCTCCTTGACCTCCTCCTTCGACATCCGCAGACTTCGTTCCCACTCGTAACGCTGGTAGACATAGTCCAGTCCGGCCAGGACCGCGATCGACCCGACGGCGGCCAATCCGACCTTCAATGAGAGCCGTCCGGTTACCTGTAGAACGGTATCCATATCGAACTCGATCAACCCCGGAATCTGGAGCAAGTCATACCGCGCGACCCAAATCCCGACACCCGTCACGATCGCGATCTTGAGCAGCCCCTTCACGAGCTCCATCACCGATCGCAGTGAGAACAATCGGGACAATCCCTTGATCGGGTTGATGCGCTCGATATCCGGTTGAACCGCATTGGCGCGCCATAGCAGCCCGGTCTGCAACAGCGAGGCCCCGCCTCCCAGCAATAGAACGCCCACGATGACCGGAAGGCTCAGCGTCACGACCGTTGCGGCCGCATGGATGACCACCGCATGCACCTGCTCGATCGACATCTCTTTGTAGAAATCGAGCGGGAACGAGAGTGTAAGTCCTTGACGGGTCATCTCCGTCATTTTCTGAACCCCCACCGGCAGCATGCTCGCCAGCAACCCGATGCCGCTCAAGAGAATGACGGCAGTAGACACATCGCGACTGATGGCGATCTGTCCTTTTTTGCGCGCCTCTTCCTTCCGTTTCGGCGTCGCGGGTTCTGTCCTGTTACTCCGATCCTCAGCCATGCCCCAGCGCTTTCATGAGACTCTCGATCGTCCACTGCAATCGCTCTAGTTCCCGAACGAGAAGTTCCACCACAAACGGCACTGACAATCCCATCACCGCCAATCCTCCGGCAATGGTGACGGGAAAACTGAGAACAAACACGTTGATCTGGCTCACCGCCCGTCCAAGAAGGGCCAACAGAATATTGATCAGGAGGATGAGGACGAGCACGGGCGCCGCCAATTTCAACCCCACCGTGAACATGTGCTGGGATAAACGAAGGATATCGTCCCCCATGCCTCCCGGAAGAGAAGCGCCGAACGGCGGAATGGAGTCATAGCTCGAGAGGATCGTGGCCACCAGCAGCAGATGACCGTTCAGCGAGAGAAAAATGAGGGTCGCCAGAAGCGTAAAATATTGGCCGATGATGGGCGTGTGATCGGCTGTCGCCGGATCGAACAGCTGGACGACGCCGAATCCCATCTGCATACCGATCATCTCCCCCGCCAGTTCCAGTGCGCTGAAGAAGAGTCGTACCGCCAGTCCGATCGTGAGCCCGATGGCCATCTCACTGATCAACCCGGCGGTTAAGGCCATCGGGTCATAGGGCACGACAGGAAGTCGGACCAAAGGAGCCAACAACACTCCCAACGCGAGAACCAGGGCCAGTTTGACTTTCACCGGAACCGCCCGACCGCTCAAGACCGGCAACGCGGCCAACAGTCCCCCGATGCGGGAAATAAGGACCAAGAACCCTTGGAATTCCGGCAGAAGAACCTGGATAGTTTGGGTCAACGCCATCGTTTCGTCTTAGTGCACGTAGTTGGGAATATTCATCAGGAGATTCGCCATGTAGGTGGTCATCACGTTCAGCATCCACGGAAGAAAGAACAACAACGCCACGAACAGAGCCACCACTTTCGGGACAAAGGTAAGCGTGGCTTCGTTCAGTTGGGTCATCGCTTGAAACGCACTGACCGCCAACCCGATCAACAGACTGAGCCCCAAGATGGGCGAAGACACCAACAATGTCGTTTCCAACGCTTGCCTACCCAGCTCGGTCACGATTTCCGGCGTCACTCGGTCCCCTCACGGTCGGAACGCGGCCAACGGTGGCCCGGTCCTCAGGCTGCCGATCCCTATTGAAAACTCCGCACCATCGATCCCACGACCAGATACCAGCCGTCGGCCAATACGAACAGGATCAACTTGAACGGCAGAGAAATCACCACAGGCGGAAGAAGCATCATGCCCATCGACATGAGTACGCTGGCGACGACCATGTCCACGATCAGAAACGGAATGTAGATCAAAAATCCGATTTGGAACGCGATGCGGAGTTCGCTCAGAATGAAAGCCGGAATGATCGCTTGCGTCGGCACATCCTCGACCCGATCCGGCTTCGGCAATCGACTCAGCTTGACAAAGAGTTCAAGATCCTTCTCCCTCACCTGCCGCAGCATGAAGCCCCGCACCGGTTCGATGCCTTTGTTCCACGCATCTTCATACGAGATCTGCTCCGCCATCAACGGTTGCAGCGCATTGCTGTAGATGGCCTGCCCGACCGGCGCCATGATGAACATCGTCAAAAACAGCGCCAACGACAATAACACCTGGTTCGGAGGAACGGCCTGCGTGCCCAGCGCTTGCCGAAGGAACGCCAACACGATGACGATTCTGGTAAAGGACGTCACCATGATGAATAACGCCGGCGCCAAGGAGAGCACCGTGAGGAGGATCAGAATTTGGATGACCACCGCGGTTTGCTTCGGCCCGTTTGCACCGAAATCGATGCTCACCGACGGCCCGGCCGCCGGCGCTGAAGTCGGTATCACGAGCAGCATGATCGCCGCGACGGTGATCACCCACGGGATGTGTGGGCGCACCGCGTGCTTTTCAGCCATGGCGTTCCTTGTGTTGATGCAAGTCACCGAACGCTCGGCGCCGAATCCAGGAGGCAAAGATGTCCTGCGGCCCCGGCGCCGTCTCCGTGGAGGGATTTTCGCGCGTCGGGGCGAGTAATTCGCGCAATTCAGCGGAATCGCTGAGGCGCCCCAGCGGGACCAGATCGGTCGCCGTCGTTCCCACGATCAGATATTCTCCCGCCACCGATACGAGGGCGATCGTCTTACGCGGTGCGATGTATCCGCTGGCCAGGACTCGCACGAGCGGACGCCCCCCGGCGATCCCCAAGCGCGGCCCCATCCACCGCCGAACGGCCAGCGTGACAAGCCCCATCAGGGCCAGCACGACGGCCAGGGCCGCGACGGTGCGGAATAGGCTTTCCCACAGATCAATCACGGCCTCTCCCTCGAATCATTCAACGAAGTTGCTGCACGCGTTCCGCCGCACTCACCACATCCGTCAGGCGAATGCCGAATTTTTCATTGACGACCACCACTTCGCCGCGCGCCACCAGCTTGTTGTTCACCATCACTTCCATCGGTTCGCCGGCCAATTTGTCCAGTTCGATGACGGAACCTTGCGCCAACTGCAGAAGATCCCGGATGGCCATCTTCGTGGATCCCACATAGACGGTGACGCTCATCGGAATATCCAGAATGAAATCGATGTTCTTCGGTGCCCCTCCGGTCTCCATGTTTTGGACCGGTGGGAACGAGGCCGGTTGTGGAGATGAGCTCGCGGTCGTTTGCGCATCGGGACGCGTCGCGGAGTCTGACTCAGCCATGATTACTCTCTCGGTGGTATGGTGGCTAATTCAATATTTTGGTCACACGGCACGCATGATTGCCCTTGTAAATTCCCGGACTGCCTTGGAACTTGTGATGTCCTTCGATATAGCAATCGAGAGGATCTCCGGGATGTTGATCGAGCAGCACCACATCCCCGGGGGAGAAATTCATGACGTCCTTCACCGTGACCGTGGCGGTGCCGAGCCGTACTGCGATCGGAAGCGGGCAGTCTTGCAGTCGCTCTCGGAATCGAGAGTTCCACTCGCCGTTTTGATCGACGTGATCGGAGACCAGACCGGAATAGAGCTTCTCTTTGATCGGCTCGAGCATGCCGTAGGGATAGACGATGTACAGTTCCCTGGCCGTTTCTCCCAGAATGACCTGCAACGTGACGACGATCACGATTTCGGATGCGGTCACCACCATCGCGAACTGAGGATTGCTTTCGGAGCGCACATATTCGACCTTGACCGGCACGACGGCCTGCCAGGCTTTTTCCAGATCGACCAGCGATTGCAACAACAGTTTCTTGATGATCCGAAGCTGAACCGGCGTGAAATCCCGTCCCTCCGGTTTCACATGGGTCTGCCCTTTCCCCCCGAAAAAATAGTCCACGATCAGGTACACGAGGAATGCGTCCATTACGAAGAGCCCGCTCCCCCGCAATGGAGACATATGAAACACGTTCAACGACGAAGGCATCGGAACTTTCTTCAGGAACTCGCCGAATTTGATCACCTGCGTTCCAACGACGGCGAAGTCCACTGCCTCGCGAAACATGCTGGTCCACACCACCGATTGACGGCGAATGAATCGATCGTTGATCATCTCCATGGTCGGCATCCGCCCGCGAATGATCCGTTCCTGGTTGAACAGATCGTATCTCAGGACACCCTTGGGTTCCTGGGCGGCTTCCTTCGGAGCCGTGTCGACCTCACCCGAGACGACGCCCTTCAAGAGCGCATCGATTTCGTCTTGCGAGAGAATCTTTTCCATATGAGCCGCTGTTACTGAACGACGAATTCCGTGAAATAGGCCGACCGGACTCCCGGTTTCTTCAAGAGGCCGTTGACGCGCTGTGTGATTTCATCGCGGAGCTGGAACTTTCCCTGCGTCGATCTCACCGCATTGACGTCTTTACTGCTGAGCAGGACAAGCACCGCATCGCGTATCTGAGGAACGCGCGAGGACAATTCCGCGGCGACCGCTTCACTGTCCACCTCGAGTTTAAGGGTGAGCTTCAGGTACCGAACGTCGGGAGTGTCCGCGAGATTGACGATAAAGGGATCCAGGTCGAACATGACACCCGGGGAAGCGGCCTGACCCTGTTTTCCACCAGCCTCGCTTTTCGGCTCAGCCTTGGCCTCCGCATCGGCCTTATGCTCTTCTGAATGTTCGGCGCTCTTGTTCGTTCCTCCCAGGAATTTGACTACCACGAACGCTCCGCCGACCCCGAACACCAGCGCCACAACCGATACGATGATGAGTAGCTTAATAGGGAACGCCGGAGCGGGAGCCGCGACTGGAGTCTTTTCATCGGCTGCGGCTGCATCTGCCATAACTCCTCCTCGATTGACTCGTTGGCCCGGTGCGGAGACTGCAATGCATATGCCACTACGCCTTGCTCCGCACCGATGAAAATCCGCGGGAATCACTATGTTTCGCGGGCAATCCGATACTACACGCCTCATGGAACGACCGGCGCACCATCCTCCTGTCAAGTAAGCTCTTGACAGCGTCAAGAAGCTGACGGGATCGCGGGATGATCCGTCACCGATCACAGGCGCCGGACGGGAATACCCTGGAAGGAGAGCGGGCTGAGAGATCGACCTCACTCCCAGCCCGGCCCTGAATGAAAGGAGCTACCGTTTCAGATTGACCAATTCTTGTAGAATTTCATCCGATGTGGTGATCACGCGGGAGTTCGCCTGAAAACCGCGTTGCGCCGCGATCATGTCGATGAAACTTTCCCCCAAATCGACATTCGACAATTCCAATGAATTTGACAACACCCGCCCGAGCCCCGCGCTGTCCGGCGTTCCCGTAACTGGTTGACCGGAATTGCCCGACTGCGCGAAGGTATTTTTACCCGTCCTCGTCAACCCGATGGGATCAGGGAATCGTGCGAGCACCACCTGAGCCAATGCTCGCAGTTGACCGTTCGAGAAACGTCCGTTGATAACCCCGTTTCCATCTACGGAAAAGGCTTGGAGTGAACCGGCGGCAAAACCATCCTGAGTCTGCTGTACGAGCGCCGAGGTCGACCCGAATTGCGTAGTCCCATCGAGTCCGCTCCCGCCGTCGGTCGTCACACTGGAACCGAAATTCATGACCAGCAATTGGTCAGGCGTCGCACCGGTAAAGTCGATCTGTAGCTCTCCCGGTACTGTACCAGATGTGCCAGCTGCGGTTCCGGTATCGTACCGAATCACCGTGCTCTCTCGATCCAGGGTCCCATCCGTGCCGAACGTCAAGGTACCGGACCCGACGCGAACGATGCCCAAACTGGCGTCGATGTTGCTGGAGTGATAATTCGCCGTCACCACGTCGTTGACTGAGGCCACGGTGTTGTAGTTCCAACTGTTGGCCCCGATCTTCGTGAAGTAGGTCGTCAGCAGATGACTGTTCCCGAGCGAATCGAAGACCGTCATCGACGTCGAAAAATCGGATGTGGCGGGCGGATCGGCGAGCTGGAAGTCCGTCCCAGTCGTCGAAGTCGGCGCCAACATGTTCAGATTGGCCGCCAACGTATCGCCGCCGTTCGCCGTCACCACGACCGTTCCGGTTCCTGTCGTGGAATTGTTCGTGGTTCCGGTCATTCCCGACGTGAACGTGAAGATATTGGACGCATTGACGGACGCGGTGAATCCCGCGTAGGCGGCCGCTTTAAAGGGATCATTGGGGACCAGCGCGCGTACGGCATTTTGAATCGCCGTGGCCAGCGCCGAGCCGGTCAATCCGTTCGCCACGGTGATCGTCTGGGCCCCGTCTCCGTTCAAATTGACATTGAAGGAATTGTTGCCGGCGGCGGTGGTGGTCGTCGACGCCGCCGAAGCTACTACGTTGCCGCGCACCCCGGTCAGCGTGGTCGCCGAGTTCAAGTTGGCCGCGACGAACGCCGTCGTCGTGGCCCGCGGCGACGCAGTGGTAGAGGGCAGCGCGATATCGCCGATCGTACCGGTGATGGTGCCGGTGGTGTCGGCGAGGAAGCCCTGCAATTTGAATCCCGTCGGATCCACCACGTTGTTGTTCTTGTCGAGGCGGAACAATCCGGCACGTGAATAGAAGGTGCCGCCTTGCGCGTCTTCAACGATGAAGAATCCGTTGCCGTCGATGGCCAGGTCCAGCACGTTGGACGAGGTCGCCAGCGACCCTTGAGAAAAATTGCCCTGGACGGACGTCAACGCCACGCCGATGCCGGTTTGAATCGCGCCTGATCCGCCCGATATCGACGAACTGATCAAGTCCGCAAACGTCGCCTTGCTCCCCTTGAATCCGACCGTGCTGAGGTTCGCGATGTTGTTGCCGATGACGGAGAGCGCGGTACCATTGGCGTTAAGC comes from the Nitrospira sp. SG-bin1 genome and includes:
- a CDS encoding flagellar biosynthetic protein FliP; protein product: MLLVIPTSAPAAGPSVSIDFGANGPKQTAVVIQILILLTVLSLAPALFIMVTSFTRIVIVLAFLRQALGTQAVPPNQVLLSLALFLTMFIMAPVGQAIYSNALQPLMAEQISYEDAWNKGIEPVRGFMLRQVREKDLELFVKLSRLPKPDRVEDVPTQAIIPAFILSELRIAFQIGFLIYIPFLIVDMVVASVLMSMGMMLLPPVVISLPFKLILFVLADGWYLVVGSMVRSFQ
- the flhA gene encoding EscV/YscV/HrcV family type III secretion system export apparatus protein (membrane protein involved in the flagellar export apparatus); translated protein: MAAAIEPVERNQLIKHPDVVISVGVVAILMVMLLPLPRFLLDLLLSFDITLSVIILLVGLQVRRPIEFSVFPSILLMITLFRLSLNIASTRLILLHGNEGAGAAGEVIRAFGNFIVGGNYTVGLVVFSILVIINFVVVTKGAGRVAEVAARFTLDAMPGKQMSIDADLNAGLINEADARRRRREIAEEADFYGAMDGASKFVRGDAIAAVIIILVNIIGGLAIGILQQGMSPALAAQTYTVLTVGEGLVAQIPALIVSTAAGIVVTRAASETDLGGAMTRQLLMSSKPVGIAAGILLALGLVPGLPHVAFLLLGGGVAWIAYHLHQQEQLQAAPAPAPVAPKAEEALTRVTPLDLMEVQVGYGLIGLVEGAQGTALLDRIKALRRQCAESMGFVVPPIHIRDNLQLRPNEYAIILKGVEVAKADVLPGHLLAIDPGTGQKGLVQGIATKEPAFGLPALWVPEDAREQAQMAGYTVVDASSAIATHLSELIKRHGHELLGRQEVQALLDEVGKSHPKLVEELIPTLVPLGTVVRVLGNLLKEGIPIRDLRSILEALSDQATSTKDAEVLTEYARQALARTITKQYQAPDGSLQVITLDPRLDRSLAEQAAALPPGATLNLDPTLSHKLLTALKQAAERVAARGQQPIVLCSQTVRRHLRRHSDRILHAVPVMGLNEVDAFVRLQSLDTVRIDFELARS
- a CDS encoding flagellar synthesis regulator FleN is translated as MPFRTGRSVLMSEDLNRGGRPSTQVIAVSSGKGGVGKTNVVVNLAIALTKMGKRVLILDADLGLGNLDVLLGLIPRHTIEDVLLGTHTLDEIVLKGPGGIHVLPASSGVPRLTALTEAQQLMIQEQLAQLTSEMDVLLIDTGAGISPNVTFFASAADETMIVVSPEPTSLTDAYALIKVLARQYRERRFKVLVNQAKSPREAAEVFGKLDVAVDHFLHVAVELVGAIPYDDYVHLAVMQQKALLELFPDAPSAQAFKRAAQQIVQWPRPRLLKSSVQLVWHRAATPAGN
- a CDS encoding flagellar motor switch protein FliN → MAESDSATRPDAQTTASSSPQPASFPPVQNMETGGAPKNIDFILDIPMSVTVYVGSTKMAIRDLLQLAQGSVIELDKLAGEPMEVMVNNKLVARGEVVVVNEKFGIRLTDVVSAAERVQQLR
- a CDS encoding EscS/YscS/HrcS family type III secretion system export apparatus protein produces the protein MTPEIVTELGRQALETTLLVSSPILGLSLLIGLAVSAFQAMTQLNEATLTFVPKVVALFVALLFFLPWMLNVMTTYMANLLMNIPNYVH